The Agromyces marinus genome window below encodes:
- a CDS encoding DJ-1/PfpI family protein gives MTKILIITGDAAETLEVFYPYERLKEEGFEVHIGAPEARRLQFVVHDFVDGFDTYTEKLGHTWPADIALADVDPADYAAIVIPGGRAPEYLRNNDDAKRIVRHFFDQDAPVAATCHGPLLLAAAGVLEGRTSSIYPELAIDLEVVGAAFENGGGVVDGNLVTSRAWPDNGMWMRAFLAVLADAGVVPAEAAAAEVSPAA, from the coding sequence ATGACCAAGATCCTCATCATCACCGGCGACGCGGCCGAGACGCTCGAGGTCTTCTACCCGTACGAGCGACTCAAGGAGGAGGGCTTCGAGGTGCACATCGGCGCACCCGAGGCACGCCGCCTGCAGTTCGTCGTGCACGACTTCGTCGACGGCTTCGACACCTACACCGAGAAGCTCGGCCACACCTGGCCGGCCGACATCGCGCTCGCCGACGTCGATCCCGCGGACTACGCGGCGATCGTGATCCCCGGCGGGCGGGCGCCGGAGTACCTGCGCAACAACGACGACGCCAAGCGCATCGTGCGGCACTTCTTCGATCAGGACGCCCCGGTCGCCGCGACCTGCCACGGTCCGCTGCTGCTCGCCGCGGCGGGCGTGCTCGAGGGCCGGACGTCGTCGATCTACCCGGAGCTCGCGATCGACCTCGAGGTCGTGGGCGCCGCGTTCGAGAACGGCGGCGGGGTCGTCGACGGCAACCTCGTGACCTCGCGGGCGTGGCCCGACAACGGCATGTGGATGCGCGCGTTCCTCGCGGTGCTCGCCGACGCAGGGGTCGTGCCGGCCGAGG
- a CDS encoding IclR family transcriptional regulator, with protein MSVTERGGGAGIQSAERALRILDLVSGAPEGLTAAEIAAELGLGQSTTYRLLATLQQQDYLARQAGEHRYLLGRAVDRLGRALAYQMVVTDPVRRALRAVHDEVGAPAYLTVFRGDDIAIAHIEDSAAHPRIGQLHVGFSEAAHTTAFGKLMLASRDDAAVARFLDRHGARRLTASSMTDAAALRDTLDDVRAQQLAVEVEEYLPKLACIAAPVRSSAGRTVGAVSVSVSAADLSARARDLERAVRRGAWQVSGRLGR; from the coding sequence ATGAGCGTGACGGAGCGCGGCGGCGGAGCGGGCATCCAGTCGGCCGAGCGTGCCCTTCGGATCCTCGACCTCGTCTCGGGGGCACCGGAGGGCCTCACCGCCGCGGAGATCGCCGCTGAACTCGGCCTCGGGCAATCCACGACCTACCGACTGCTCGCCACCCTCCAGCAGCAGGACTACCTCGCACGCCAGGCCGGTGAGCACCGGTACCTCCTCGGGCGCGCCGTCGACCGGCTCGGTCGAGCGCTCGCGTACCAGATGGTCGTGACCGACCCCGTCCGCCGGGCGCTGCGCGCGGTCCACGACGAGGTCGGGGCGCCCGCCTACCTCACCGTGTTCCGCGGGGACGACATCGCGATCGCGCACATCGAGGACTCGGCGGCGCACCCGCGCATCGGGCAGCTGCACGTCGGATTCTCCGAGGCGGCGCACACGACCGCGTTCGGCAAGCTCATGCTCGCCTCGCGCGACGACGCCGCGGTGGCGAGGTTCCTCGACCGGCACGGTGCGCGCCGACTCACCGCGTCGTCGATGACGGATGCCGCGGCACTCCGTGACACGCTCGACGACGTCCGCGCACAGCAACTCGCGGTCGAGGTCGAGGAGTACCTGCCGAAGCTCGCCTGCATCGCCGCGCCCGTGCGGTCGAGCGCCGGGCGAACCGTCGGGGCGGTCTCGGTCTCGGTATCGGCCGCCGACCTGTCGGCCCGCGCGCGCGACCTCGAGCGCGCCGTGCGGCGCGGGGCCTGGCAGGTGTCCGGGCGGCTCGGGCGCTGA
- a CDS encoding CHAT domain-containing protein, giving the protein MDAVLELEIGPGPEPGSYTVDVLRSVGGGQPRATMSLDLESLVDRRDDLEASVLASAVTARRVLTESEAAIRQVGRTLFESAFTGEVRAAYRTSVAVAAERGSGVQLALRLTAPGLAALPWEALFDPVEGVYLCRKEPLVRHVPTGYTPPSLEVAPPLRVLAMVSSPRGLPPLDADHERELLDGALREHLRDGRVEVDWLTEVTWSNVHDRLLDGEWHVLHFIGHGTYDTVSDEGVLAFVDEHGRADYVPASSLADLLDEADPTPRLVLLNSCRSGAGGTADLFSGTAAALAHSGIHAVAAMQFSISDSAALQFSRGFYSALAHGRGIDEAVRSGRIGILGTGPGTLEWVTPVLYLRGEDTRLFDFREVERMPRPAPPAPDPVSAPPPATAPIPAPAPTPPPTQARAAPPSARGPAPESASPAPTPTTAPTPQPWWPTSDEVATGRGRSASPRRGGTPRWLPWVVVALVAVAAIVVAAVLVVPRLIGSGTATEDVGAGGGQGTQAGDGVVTGDTMSDGTPADAVVALTNTDQWVSTELTCSAGDLFALEAEGEMSWNGTDEGVTGPGGADVDQPGLVAGLPHAAVIAGLLHHADERVPVGTSTTYACPNAGTLWVGVNDAAPGDNRGEFIVRVRQLPAE; this is encoded by the coding sequence ATGGACGCCGTCCTGGAGTTGGAGATCGGGCCCGGCCCCGAACCGGGCTCCTACACCGTCGACGTGCTGAGGTCCGTCGGGGGCGGACAGCCCCGCGCGACGATGAGCCTCGACCTGGAGTCCCTGGTGGATCGCCGCGACGACCTCGAAGCGAGCGTGCTCGCATCGGCGGTCACGGCGCGCCGCGTGCTCACCGAGTCCGAGGCCGCCATACGGCAGGTCGGGCGCACGCTGTTCGAGTCCGCGTTCACCGGCGAGGTGCGCGCCGCGTACCGCACGAGTGTCGCGGTCGCGGCCGAACGCGGCAGCGGGGTGCAGCTCGCGCTGCGACTCACCGCGCCCGGGCTCGCGGCGCTGCCGTGGGAGGCGCTGTTCGACCCGGTCGAAGGCGTGTACCTGTGCCGCAAGGAGCCGCTCGTCCGCCATGTGCCGACGGGGTACACGCCGCCGTCGCTCGAGGTCGCTCCGCCGTTGCGCGTGCTCGCGATGGTGTCCTCGCCACGCGGTCTTCCGCCGCTCGACGCCGACCACGAGCGCGAACTCCTCGATGGGGCCCTGCGCGAGCACCTCCGCGATGGCCGCGTCGAGGTCGACTGGCTGACCGAGGTGACGTGGTCGAACGTGCACGACCGGCTGCTCGACGGCGAATGGCACGTGCTGCACTTCATCGGGCACGGGACGTACGACACGGTCTCCGACGAGGGCGTGCTCGCATTCGTCGACGAGCACGGCCGCGCGGACTACGTGCCCGCTTCGAGTCTCGCCGACCTCCTCGACGAAGCCGACCCCACTCCGCGGCTCGTGCTCCTCAACTCGTGCCGATCGGGCGCAGGCGGCACGGCCGACCTGTTCTCGGGCACCGCCGCCGCGCTCGCGCACAGCGGCATCCACGCGGTCGCGGCGATGCAGTTCTCGATCAGCGACTCCGCGGCGCTGCAGTTCTCGCGCGGGTTCTACTCGGCGCTCGCGCACGGTCGCGGCATCGACGAGGCGGTGCGCAGCGGCCGGATCGGGATCCTCGGCACCGGGCCGGGCACGCTGGAGTGGGTGACTCCGGTCCTGTACCTGCGCGGTGAGGACACGCGCCTGTTCGACTTCCGGGAGGTCGAGCGGATGCCGCGGCCCGCGCCGCCTGCACCAGACCCGGTCTCCGCGCCTCCCCCGGCGACGGCGCCGATACCCGCGCCCGCGCCGACGCCCCCACCCACGCAGGCGCGCGCTGCACCCCCGTCGGCGCGCGGACCCGCCCCGGAGAGTGCATCACCGGCGCCCACCCCGACGACCGCGCCGACCCCGCAGCCCTGGTGGCCCACTTCCGATGAGGTCGCCACCGGGCGCGGCCGCTCGGCTTCCCCTCGGCGAGGCGGCACACCGCGATGGCTCCCGTGGGTCGTCGTCGCGCTCGTGGCGGTGGCGGCGATCGTGGTCGCAGCGGTGCTGGTCGTCCCGAGGCTGATCGGAAGCGGCACCGCGACCGAGGACGTCGGTGCGGGAGGCGGGCAGGGCACGCAGGCCGGCGACGGCGTCGTGACCGGCGACACGATGTCCGACGGGACACCCGCCGATGCGGTCGTCGCGCTGACGAACACCGACCAGTGGGTCTCGACGGAACTGACGTGTTCCGCCGGCGATCTCTTCGCGCTCGAGGCCGAGGGCGAGATGAGCTGGAACGGCACCGACGAAGGGGTCACCGGACCGGGCGGTGCGGATGTCGATCAGCCGGGTCTCGTCGCCGGCCTGCCGCATGCCGCGGTCATCGCGGGCCTGCTCCACCACGCCGACGAGCGGGTTCCCGTCGGCACGTCGACGACCTACGCCTGCCCGAACGCGGGCACGTTGTGGGTCGGGGTGAACGACGCCGCGCCGGGCGACAATCGGGGCGAGTTCATCGTGCGTGTCCGGCAACTGCCCGCCGAGTAG
- a CDS encoding 2-hydroxyacid dehydrogenase, with the protein MNDDRLLVTVPGATLRRTLEQTAGGVPDGVDVLEWDMTGPPPAEADGRRIDIVVPPYMGAAARLGALAGVEVGLVQSQSIGYDGVPAALPPGHVFANAASVHEASTAELALGLVIAAQRGIPDFVREAGEGRWAPARHASLADRRVLLVGYGGVGRAIEERLAGFEVELTRVASRARDDERGHIHGVDELPGLLPGAEIVIVVVPLSDATTGLVDAGFLAALPDGALVVNVARGPVADTDAILAEAASARLRFALDVTDPEPLPDGHPLFGLPNVLITPHVGGATSAMMPRMARLLREQIERMLRGDAPRNVVLRS; encoded by the coding sequence ATGAACGACGACCGGCTTCTCGTGACCGTGCCCGGTGCCACGCTGCGGCGAACCCTCGAGCAGACCGCGGGCGGCGTTCCGGACGGGGTCGACGTGCTCGAATGGGACATGACCGGGCCGCCTCCGGCCGAGGCCGACGGGCGCCGGATCGACATCGTCGTCCCGCCGTACATGGGTGCCGCGGCGCGGCTCGGAGCGCTCGCGGGCGTCGAGGTCGGGCTCGTGCAGTCGCAGTCGATCGGCTACGACGGCGTGCCCGCCGCGCTGCCGCCGGGGCACGTGTTCGCGAACGCGGCATCCGTTCACGAGGCCTCGACGGCCGAACTCGCGCTCGGGCTCGTGATCGCGGCGCAGCGCGGCATCCCCGACTTCGTCCGGGAGGCCGGCGAGGGCCGCTGGGCTCCCGCACGCCACGCGAGCCTCGCCGACCGGCGCGTGCTGCTCGTCGGGTACGGCGGGGTGGGCCGGGCGATCGAGGAGCGGCTCGCGGGCTTCGAGGTCGAGCTCACGCGCGTCGCGAGCCGCGCCCGCGATGACGAGCGCGGGCACATCCACGGCGTCGACGAACTGCCGGGCCTGCTGCCCGGCGCCGAGATCGTCATCGTCGTCGTGCCGCTCTCGGATGCCACGACCGGGCTCGTCGACGCCGGCTTCCTCGCCGCCCTGCCTGACGGTGCCCTCGTCGTGAACGTCGCGCGCGGTCCCGTCGCCGACACGGACGCGATCCTCGCCGAGGCGGCATCCGCTCGGCTGCGCTTCGCGCTCGACGTCACCGACCCCGAGCCGCTGCCCGACGGCCACCCGCTGTTCGGCCTGCCGAACGTGCTGATCACCCCGCATGTCGGGGGCGCGACGAGCGCGATGATGCCGCGCATGGCGCGGCTGCTGCGCGAGCAGATCGAGCGGATGCTTCGCGGCGACGCCCCACGCAACGTCGTGCTGCGCAGCTGA
- a CDS encoding rhamnulokinase: MSSGGAVAAVDLGATSGRVVVGRVDQGAGRLELDHVARFPNGPVRMASGLHWDVAGLYRDLASGLADAFRREPAVASIGVDSWAVDYGLLRGDRLLGEPFHYRDARNEAAVESVHATVPFAELYRRNGLQFLPFNTVYQLAAEQQSGWLDLADSLLLIPDLIGFQLTGARVAERTNASTTGLVDVSTGEWDDELIAQLGLPASVLAPLIDPGASLGPLRADVAADLGAPAGIEVVAVGSHDTASAVVAVPMRAESAAYISCGTWGLVGVELERPVTTDAAREANFTNEGGVDGRVRFLHNVMGLWLLSESVRWWERDGEPVVLPELLAAAASVTGEIAVFDANDPRFLAPGDLPGRIAEWCAEHDVPAPRTRAEFARSIIESLAEAFAGAVRTASVLSGVDVETIHVVGGGSLNALLCQRTADRSGLPVLAGPVEATAIGNVLVQARAQGFASGDLESLRALVAQAFAPTRYAPSAR, from the coding sequence ATGAGCAGCGGGGGCGCGGTCGCCGCCGTCGACCTGGGTGCGACGAGCGGGCGGGTCGTCGTCGGGCGCGTCGACCAGGGGGCAGGGCGGCTCGAACTCGACCACGTCGCGAGGTTCCCGAACGGGCCGGTGCGGATGGCGTCGGGGCTGCACTGGGACGTCGCGGGCCTGTACCGCGACCTGGCGAGCGGCCTCGCCGACGCGTTCCGCCGCGAACCCGCGGTCGCGTCGATCGGCGTGGACTCGTGGGCGGTCGACTACGGCCTGCTCCGCGGCGACCGCCTCCTCGGCGAGCCGTTCCACTACCGGGACGCGCGGAACGAGGCGGCGGTCGAGTCCGTGCACGCGACCGTGCCGTTCGCCGAGCTCTACCGGCGCAACGGCCTCCAGTTCCTGCCGTTCAACACGGTGTACCAGCTGGCCGCCGAGCAGCAGAGCGGATGGCTCGACCTCGCCGATTCGCTCCTGCTGATCCCCGACCTCATCGGCTTCCAGCTGACCGGTGCGCGCGTGGCCGAGCGCACGAACGCCTCGACCACCGGCCTCGTCGACGTGTCGACCGGCGAATGGGACGACGAGCTCATCGCGCAGCTCGGGCTGCCGGCATCCGTCCTCGCCCCGCTCATCGACCCCGGCGCCTCGCTCGGGCCGTTGCGAGCGGATGTCGCGGCCGACCTCGGTGCCCCGGCCGGCATCGAGGTCGTCGCCGTCGGATCGCACGACACCGCGTCGGCGGTCGTCGCGGTGCCGATGCGGGCCGAGTCGGCCGCGTACATCTCGTGCGGCACCTGGGGTCTCGTGGGCGTCGAGCTCGAGCGGCCCGTGACGACGGATGCCGCGCGGGAGGCGAACTTCACGAACGAGGGCGGCGTCGACGGTCGGGTCCGGTTCCTGCACAACGTCATGGGCCTGTGGCTGCTGTCGGAGTCGGTGCGGTGGTGGGAGCGGGACGGCGAGCCCGTCGTCCTGCCCGAGCTGCTCGCGGCCGCGGCATCCGTCACCGGCGAGATCGCGGTGTTCGACGCGAACGACCCGCGGTTCCTGGCCCCCGGGGACCTGCCCGGGCGCATCGCCGAGTGGTGCGCCGAGCACGACGTGCCCGCGCCGCGGACCCGGGCGGAGTTCGCCCGGTCGATCATCGAGAGCCTCGCCGAGGCGTTCGCGGGGGCGGTGCGCACGGCGTCGGTGCTCTCGGGCGTGGACGTCGAGACGATCCACGTCGTCGGCGGCGGCTCGCTCAACGCGCTCCTGTGCCAGCGCACCGCCGACCGGTCGGGCCTGCCCGTGCTCGCGGGGCCGGTCGAGGCGACCGCGATCGGCAACGTGCTCGTGCAGGCCCGCGCGCAGGGCTTCGCGTCGGGCGACCTCGAGTCGCTCCGCGCCCTCGTCGCGCAGGCGTTCGCGCCCACGCGCTACGCGCCGTCCGCGCGCTGA
- a CDS encoding bifunctional aldolase/short-chain dehydrogenase, with protein sequence MTNPAAADLIARSNRLGADPKNTNYAGGNTSAKGTETDPVTGEPVELLWVKGSGGDLGTLTEPGLAVLRLDRMRALVSTYPGVDREDEMVAAFDYCLHGKGGAAPSIDTAMHGLVDAAHVDHLHPDAGIAIATAADGEELTAKVFGEKVVWVPWRRPGFQLGLDIAEIKAANPQAIGCILGGHGITAWGDTSEEAESNSLWIIDTAAAYIEANGKADPFGGVRTGFEALPEAERHARAAALAPTIRGLASTDKPMVGHYTDSDVVLDFLASEQAPALAALGTSCPDHFLRTKVKPMILDLPATASVEEQLARLNELHAEYRADYQAYYDAHATADSPAIRGADPLIVLVPGVGMFSYGANKQTARVAGEFYVNAINVMRGAEALSTYAPISDAEKFRIEYWALEEAKLQRMPKPKTHQGRIAFVTGAASGIGKAIATRLAAEGACVVVADLDLEKAQAAAAELGGTDVAIGVAANVADAEGVQAAIDATVLAFGGIDLVVNNAGLSLSKPLLETTEQDWDLQHDVMAKGSFLVAKAAAKALIEQRMGGDVIYISSKNSVFAGPNNIAYSATKADQAHQVRLLAVELGEHGVRVNGINPDGVVRGSGIFAAGWGANRAATYGVKEEDLGQFYANRTILKREVVPENVADAVYVLTGPELSRTTGLHIPVDSGVAAAFLR encoded by the coding sequence ATGACGAATCCGGCAGCTGCCGACCTCATCGCGCGGTCGAACCGCCTCGGCGCCGACCCCAAGAACACGAACTACGCCGGCGGCAACACGTCGGCGAAGGGCACCGAGACCGACCCGGTGACCGGCGAGCCCGTCGAGCTGCTGTGGGTCAAGGGCTCGGGCGGCGACCTCGGCACGCTCACCGAGCCGGGCCTCGCAGTGCTGCGCCTGGACCGCATGCGCGCGCTCGTGAGCACCTACCCGGGCGTCGACCGCGAGGACGAGATGGTCGCCGCGTTCGACTACTGCCTGCACGGCAAGGGCGGTGCCGCCCCGTCGATCGACACCGCGATGCACGGACTCGTCGACGCCGCGCACGTCGACCACCTGCACCCGGACGCAGGCATCGCGATCGCGACGGCGGCCGACGGCGAGGAGCTCACAGCGAAGGTCTTCGGCGAGAAGGTCGTCTGGGTGCCGTGGCGTCGCCCGGGATTCCAGCTCGGCCTCGACATCGCCGAGATCAAGGCCGCGAACCCGCAGGCGATCGGCTGCATCCTCGGCGGCCACGGCATCACCGCGTGGGGCGACACCTCGGAGGAGGCAGAGTCCAACTCGCTGTGGATCATCGACACCGCCGCCGCGTACATCGAGGCGAACGGCAAGGCCGACCCGTTCGGCGGCGTGCGCACCGGATTCGAGGCGCTGCCCGAGGCCGAGCGCCACGCGCGCGCCGCCGCCCTCGCGCCGACGATCCGCGGCCTCGCCTCCACCGACAAGCCCATGGTCGGCCACTACACCGACTCCGACGTCGTGCTGGACTTCCTGGCATCCGAGCAGGCGCCGGCGCTCGCCGCCCTCGGCACGAGCTGCCCCGATCACTTCCTGCGCACCAAGGTCAAGCCCATGATCCTCGACCTGCCGGCGACGGCGAGCGTCGAGGAGCAGCTCGCCCGCCTGAACGAGCTGCACGCCGAGTATCGCGCCGACTACCAGGCGTACTACGACGCGCACGCGACGGCCGACAGCCCCGCCATCCGAGGCGCCGACCCGCTCATCGTGCTCGTGCCCGGCGTCGGCATGTTCAGCTACGGCGCGAACAAGCAGACCGCACGCGTGGCGGGCGAGTTCTACGTCAACGCCATCAACGTGATGCGCGGCGCGGAGGCGCTCTCGACGTACGCCCCGATCTCCGACGCCGAGAAGTTCCGCATCGAGTACTGGGCGCTGGAAGAGGCCAAGCTCCAGCGGATGCCGAAGCCCAAGACCCACCAGGGCCGGATCGCGTTCGTGACCGGCGCGGCATCCGGCATCGGCAAGGCGATCGCGACCCGCCTCGCGGCCGAGGGCGCGTGCGTCGTCGTCGCCGACCTCGACCTCGAGAAGGCGCAGGCGGCCGCCGCCGAACTCGGCGGCACCGACGTCGCGATCGGCGTCGCCGCGAACGTCGCCGACGCCGAGGGCGTGCAGGCCGCGATCGACGCCACCGTGCTCGCGTTCGGCGGCATCGACCTCGTCGTGAACAACGCCGGCCTGTCGCTGTCGAAGCCGCTGCTCGAGACCACCGAGCAGGACTGGGACCTCCAGCACGACGTCATGGCCAAGGGTTCGTTCCTCGTCGCGAAGGCGGCCGCGAAGGCGCTCATCGAGCAGAGGATGGGCGGCGACGTGATCTACATCTCGTCGAAGAACTCGGTGTTCGCCGGCCCCAACAACATCGCCTACTCCGCGACCAAGGCCGACCAGGCCCACCAGGTGCGCCTCCTCGCCGTCGAGCTCGGCGAGCACGGCGTGCGCGTCAACGGCATCAACCCGGACGGCGTCGTGCGCGGCTCGGGCATCTTCGCCGCCGGCTGGGGCGCGAACCGCGCCGCGACCTACGGCGTCAAGGAGGAGGACCTCGGCCAGTTCTACGCGAATCGCACGATCCTCAAGCGCGAGGTCGTGCCCGAGAACGTAGCTGACGCCGTCTACGTGCTGACCGGCCCCGAGCTCTCCCGCACCACGGGCCTGCACATCCCCGTCGACTCCGGCGTCGCCGCCGCCTTCCTGCGATGA
- the rhaI gene encoding L-rhamnose isomerase: protein MPQTVLDQLELQAIELPSWAFGNSGTRFKVFATPGTPRDPYEKIADAAQVHRYTALAPTVALHIPWDKVDDYDDLRRHAEGLGVSLGTINSNTFQDDDYKFGALTHEDAAVRQKAIDHHLECIDIMHATGSRDLKIWLAEGSNYPGQADLRGRQDRLHESLATIYDRLGDEQRLVLEYKFFEPAFYHTDVPDWGTSYAQVAALGDKAMVCLDTGHHAPGTNIEFIVMQLLRLGKLGSFDFNSRFYADDDLIVGAADPFQLFRIVYEVARGGGLNHPDVAFMLDQCHNVEDKIPGQIRSVLNVQEMTARALLVDTDALRAAQVSGDVLEANRIFMDAFYTDVRPALAEWRESRGLPADPMAAFAASGYLAQIAADRVGGVQAGWGA from the coding sequence ATTCCGCAGACCGTCCTCGACCAGCTCGAGCTCCAGGCGATCGAACTGCCGAGCTGGGCGTTCGGCAACTCCGGCACCCGCTTCAAGGTGTTCGCGACGCCCGGCACCCCGCGCGACCCGTACGAGAAGATCGCGGATGCCGCGCAGGTGCACCGGTACACCGCGCTGGCGCCGACGGTCGCGCTGCACATCCCGTGGGACAAGGTCGACGACTACGACGACCTCCGCCGCCACGCCGAGGGCCTCGGCGTCTCGCTCGGCACCATCAACTCGAACACGTTCCAGGACGACGACTACAAGTTCGGCGCCCTCACCCACGAAGACGCGGCCGTCCGGCAGAAGGCGATCGACCACCACCTCGAGTGCATCGACATCATGCACGCGACCGGCTCGCGCGACCTGAAGATCTGGCTCGCCGAGGGCTCGAACTACCCGGGCCAGGCCGATCTGCGCGGCCGCCAGGACCGCCTGCACGAGTCGCTCGCCACGATCTACGACCGCCTCGGCGACGAGCAGCGCCTCGTGCTCGAGTACAAGTTCTTCGAGCCGGCGTTCTACCACACCGACGTTCCGGACTGGGGCACGAGCTACGCCCAGGTCGCAGCCCTCGGCGACAAGGCCATGGTCTGCCTCGACACCGGCCACCACGCGCCCGGCACGAACATCGAGTTCATCGTCATGCAGCTGCTGCGCCTCGGCAAGCTCGGTTCGTTCGACTTCAACTCGCGCTTCTACGCCGATGACGACCTCATCGTCGGCGCGGCCGACCCGTTCCAGCTGTTCCGCATCGTCTACGAGGTGGCGCGCGGCGGCGGCCTGAACCACCCCGACGTCGCGTTCATGCTCGACCAGTGCCACAACGTTGAGGACAAGATCCCCGGCCAGATCCGCTCGGTGCTGAACGTGCAGGAGATGACTGCGCGGGCACTGCTCGTCGACACCGACGCGCTGCGGGCCGCGCAGGTCTCGGGCGACGTGCTCGAGGCGAACCGCATCTTCATGGACGCCTTCTACACCGACGTGCGCCCGGCCCTCGCCGAGTGGCGAGAGTCGCGCGGCCTGCCCGCCGACCCGATGGCCGCGTTCGCGGCATCCGGCTACCTCGCGCAGATCGCCGCCGACCGCGTCGGCGGCGTGCAGGCCGGCTGGGGCGCGTGA
- a CDS encoding L-rhamnose mutarotase, translating into MTTTNISQRVCFQLQVDPARLDEYRERHAAVWPDMLRAIEASGRRNYSLFLRQDGLLIGYYEVDDDAAAQAALASDPRTAAWEAEMAEFFIALDGRRPDQGAPRLPEVFHLEDQLAALDAPGERAASVTTRTESSES; encoded by the coding sequence ATGACGACGACGAACATCAGCCAGCGCGTCTGCTTCCAACTGCAGGTCGATCCCGCCCGCCTCGACGAGTACCGCGAACGCCACGCTGCGGTGTGGCCCGACATGCTCCGGGCCATCGAGGCATCCGGCCGACGCAACTACTCGCTCTTCCTCCGCCAGGACGGCCTGCTCATCGGCTACTACGAGGTCGACGACGACGCCGCGGCCCAGGCAGCGCTCGCGAGCGACCCCCGCACCGCGGCCTGGGAGGCCGAGATGGCCGAGTTCTTCATCGCGCTCGACGGCCGCCGCCCGGACCAGGGCGCCCCTCGACTTCCCGAGGTGTTCCACCTCGAGGACCAGCTCGCCGCGCTCGACGCGCCCGGTGAGCGCGCGGCATCCGTCACCACCCGCACAGAAAGCAGCGAATCGTGA
- a CDS encoding LacI family DNA-binding transcriptional regulator, which yields MAVSVRDVAAAASVSVGTVSNVLNRPDRVAPDTVARVLAAIDELGFVRNDAARQLRAGRSRSIGLVVLDVRNPFFTEVASGAEERAAADGMSILLASSNDDAERERAYLDLFEEQRVLGVLISPRGEDQPRLALARSRGMPVVLVDRESEDHTISSVAVDDVVGGAMAVRHLLERGRRRIAFIGGPRTTRQVADRLAGARRAVAEVTDAALEVVDTDATTVFAGRVAGEAIRDRATADRPDAIFCANDLLALGVLQALIMLGDVRVPDDIALIGYDDIDFAQSAVVPLSSIRQPAALIGSTAVDLLLREASRDEGFRPEQVQFQPELVVRDSSR from the coding sequence ATGGCAGTCAGTGTGCGCGACGTCGCGGCCGCGGCATCCGTTTCGGTGGGCACCGTGTCGAACGTGCTGAACCGGCCCGACAGAGTCGCGCCCGACACCGTCGCCCGCGTGCTCGCGGCGATCGACGAACTCGGGTTCGTGCGCAACGATGCCGCGCGGCAGCTGCGCGCCGGGCGGAGCCGCTCGATCGGCCTCGTCGTGCTCGACGTGCGCAACCCGTTCTTCACCGAGGTCGCGAGCGGCGCCGAAGAGCGCGCCGCAGCCGACGGCATGTCGATCCTGCTCGCGAGCAGCAACGACGACGCCGAGCGCGAACGCGCCTACCTCGACCTGTTCGAGGAGCAGCGCGTGCTCGGCGTGCTCATCTCACCCCGGGGTGAGGACCAGCCGCGGCTCGCGCTCGCGCGCTCGCGCGGCATGCCCGTCGTGCTCGTCGACCGCGAGTCGGAGGACCACACCATCTCCTCGGTCGCCGTCGACGATGTCGTCGGCGGGGCGATGGCCGTGCGGCACCTGCTCGAGCGCGGTCGGCGGCGCATCGCGTTCATCGGGGGGCCGAGGACGACGCGACAGGTCGCCGACCGCCTGGCGGGCGCCCGCCGAGCGGTCGCCGAGGTGACGGATGCCGCGCTCGAGGTCGTCGACACCGACGCCACCACCGTGTTCGCGGGGCGGGTGGCCGGCGAGGCGATCCGCGATCGCGCGACGGCCGACCGGCCCGACGCGATCTTCTGCGCGAACGACCTGCTCGCGCTCGGCGTACTGCAGGCGCTCATCATGCTCGGCGACGTCCGCGTGCCCGACGACATCGCCCTCATCGGGTACGACGACATCGACTTCGCGCAGTCCGCGGTCGTGCCGCTGAGCTCGATCCGCCAGCCCGCTGCCCTCATCGGCTCCACGGCGGTCGACCTGCTGTTGCGCGAGGCGAGCCGCGATGAGGGGTTCCGCCCCGAACAGGTGCAGTTCCAACCCGAGCTCGTCGTGCGCGACTCGTCGCGCTGA